Below is a genomic region from Ailuropoda melanoleuca isolate Jingjing chromosome 8, ASM200744v2, whole genome shotgun sequence.
TCTTTAGGTATTGATTGGTCTTAACTCATCTCTCTACTTCTGACCTATTGGCTTTTTAGCTGAAACATCCAAACCCTTCTATTCCTCGTCTTACAAGGAGAGGTGCACTTTCTACAGCTTAGGGAAAGTGGATACATTGTGACCTACTAATGGACATGCTTATGGGCCACCGCCTCTTCTCactgtctcttctttcttgtttctcgTTAACTCCGTAACAGACTATATTTTAGTGATGTCACACCATAAAACTATGCTTCCAAGGTCACCACTGACCTCCACATTACTAAATACAATGGACTCTCAGTGCAGAGACTGATTCAGTTGACTTcacttttctcttgatttttttatcctttcttagAGCAGTAATGTCACTCTTTCCAGGTCCTCCACATATCTCGGTgcctctcttcattttcctttacaaATGGCTTTCCCTCCATTCTCTCCTAAATATTAACATTATCCATGGTTCTTTTCTAAGCTAGCTTCGGTTTTGACTCTATGTCTTTTCTCTGAACCTTggaagaaaaatcagattttcaCTATCTTTGAAACACACTAACTCATTTGTATATCCTGctctaatttatttcttgttttccaaCTGATTACTTTGCACCTTTAATTTGCTGTTTcataagaactttaaaatcaaaatgtccaaaatatgaatataaacttttttcttcttacgtattgttttttctaagattttatttatttatttgacagagacagagacagccagtgagagaaggaacacaagcagggggagtgggagaggaagaagcaggctcatagcagaggagcctgatgtggggctcgatcccagatcactgggatcacgccctgagccgaaggcagacgcccctaaacttttttcttcttagattCCTCTTCTTAATGAGTGGCATGACTTTGGAAGCCAAGGCTAAAAGCCAACTATCACTCCACACATCCTTTCTCTCATGGCTTCTTCATACCTATTTAAGTAGTCACCAAATTCTAAATAGTTTAGCTGCTTAGCATAAGTGGTGCAGGAAGTTCTAAGAGATCAGTGGGTGTTTGAAATGGCAGTTAAGGGGAATGATAGAGAAAATTAACTGTATCAAATAGAATATTTGCTTGGTAAAGCTGAAATATGAGGCTGCAAATTCATAGTATGTTAATTTATGGATATTGgtggtttttttcttaagtgttaAGCAGTCCTAGGGGTACCACCAGAGAAGCTAGCTGATAAGATTGGTCCAGGATAGATAACCAGGAGCCAGTTGGATGGAACGAAGCCTAAATTGCCAGAAAAACTGTCTCTGATAGGAAGAGATGGATTTTTATGATACTGATTTTAACTTTCTTAGGATTATGATTATAAATTAAGCTATAAAAATTCagtcatctgaaaaaaaaattaaaattcaatttcatgCTTTCTTGTGTTCTTCTCTGGGTCCTAAGCAACAAGTAGAGGGCTAATTTCAATAACTGGCTCAGAGCAAGCCACTTTATTAATTACATCACCACATACCAGCTAGGGTTTGCTTTCCCTGCCTTATACatatttattctaagaataatAGGTGGCTTTAAATGATAGTATTTTGGCAGTTTCTGAAAGTTCTACAATTAAATATATTGTTAGGCTCTGCCAATAGGAGCCATTAGATGCAGACTGGAAGCTCAAAGAAGAGATTTACTTTTCCTGTTAGCTTTCTGCTTCTGTCATTGTCACCCAAGCAACTGTTTTATCCTTGGCAATAGCAGTTGATTCATATAAAAGGAGCTGGTTCCAGTTTGTAAAACACCTACCTCCAAACAGCCTTGTCATACAACTTACACGTACCAGCGCCAGCTCCTGGTGGCCCGTTCTTAAAGGTCTGGGCCCCAGCTCTGTGGGCACTCTCCTTCAAGCTTCTACCAGCAGAATCTCTTCTCTCACAGCAGAAATTGATTCCAGCACTCACTGAGTCTCTATTAAGTCAGTGTACCAAGCAACTCAAACTCCTTCCACTTGTAACTactgatttaaaaacaagatttccCAGAacttagttttataaaaattatatggagaTAACTAAGGATGAACCTTGTCTCATACCATCaatattgatttttgaatatataaattcatTGAAGGAATAATAAGAAAACCCCCATCAATCTTATTAAaaactttgtattaaaaataggtttatgtgtaataatttatgaaattaaagtttctttttattgcttgtaTTAATGTGTacttaaaataattgtaattgtAGAACATTTTAACACTCAGAGCCTATTGAtcgaagaaaataaaataataattccaatttgcatataaatttttacTGCAagcaaggaaggaggagggatcATCACAAGATTTTTAAGCACAAAAATTAATATGTAGGAAAATGGGCCAACTTCAAAGAGACAAAATAGTAATGTTAAATTTATGACAGttacaggggagcctgggtggctcagtaagttaagcgtttgactcttgatttcagctcaggtcatgatctcagggtcgtgagactgagccccatgttgggttccatgcttaGTGTGCAGTCTGCTttgaattctctctccttctccctctgtcccatcccccaccccccactcatgctctctctctctctaaatatatatatatatatatatatatatataNtatatatatatatataacagttaTGGAAACcctgttcatgtatttttaaatagataataaatgagGGGAAGAAAATTTCAAGGCTGTACACATTCCATAGAATACACTTAAAAGACTGATGCggtatttttatcttaaaaacatCAATATTCACACTATACTGTATATTGtatctttttctaatatttaaatagtaaatgataattttttgATGTCAACTTAACATTTTTGAGGGAGTATATACTGTTGCAAAATTCTTTTGGGAAGTACCTAGGCAAAAATTTTGAAGATCCCTGGTTTGTATTTACATGAGAGGAGGgctgcctggatggctcggtaggttgagtgtctgactcttggtttcagttcaggacGTGATCTCCTTGCTttgcaaggagtctgcttgagattctctctccctctccctctgcccctcccccactctcttgtgcatgctctctctctctctctctctcaaataaattaattaaaaaaaaaaacatgagaggAGACAAGCATGGACAAGGGAAAAGAGTGCAGCACTCTGAAGGTTTTGAGGGAAGGAACCTTTTCTGCAAAGGCTTGATAGATGGGTAATGTCAAAGGATCTGAGTGCATCTGGCTAGAGAACCGAGGGCTTCACTCCTAGGGCGAGGTCTGTGGGTGTAAAACCGGTACAGTGGCATAATGCCTGTGCTCGGACGGGTCCTGTATTTGATTTAGTATTCTACTGCCGTGTTCTTAAAATTCTTAGTAACTTATTTTTGAACTTATGAAGGGTAACAACAGAGCCTAGGCCTCCCCACTGTCATTTCTAACCACCCGATTTACATACAGCATTCATGATACCGGGTGTTCACAGAACACCATGGGCCACTATACGTGGAAATTCAGAGATACCACAGTTAAGggggaaagcagaaaaagaagaaaaggaaagaaaaggggaagtaagagaagagaaacataaaacttaatagattttatttccactttccTTGAAAATTCCCTAgggaaaatattctttcttcatttcttgctcttttttcaaCCCCTCCCAATTGTCTCCCTAAGAATGAGCACCATGGATCAAATCTCTAGAGCAAACAGCCTTGGGTTTTCATAATTGAGCATCAGAGAGAGTCAATAAATAACCTCACTTATCAAATTCTTTGACCAGAGGAGGCTAGAACTCAGAATTAAGCTGAAGATAGTCAGTGAGCTCACAAAAGTGAGGGCAGATCAGACTTTTGAACCCAGATTCCACACTCGGCCCCGATCATCCTTCAAATCACTCCATCCATCCTTCAAAAGAACACAGCTTTCAGATCCCTGAAGAAACCACTGCGTTCAGACACGCATCCCCTGCACAAGCTGTCGCTCTACCACGTTCTCTCCACGCGGCCGCATGCTCACAGGTGACACCCGTCACAGACCTCCAGCCTCAGCATGCTCAACTTGTGAACACACGTCGCTTGACACAGGTATGTTTTTGAAATCAgattacagggggaaaaaatgtgccAAGAAAGAACTCAGAGTTCAGTTATTAAAGTCTAGGTCTCCAAGGCTTCATAGTGACACAGAGCCAAGGCTGAGTGGGATGAATTTGGAAGGATGCCCACATTCCACTCAGAGTGTGGCTCCAGCACGCATCTTTGTCACATTGTTCCCCTGGAAAACAACTTTGTCTGGACCTAGGCCTTCTGGTACCCACATAGAACGGCAGAGTAGCTCACAAAGTAGTAACTTCCTTACAGGAGTCTTTGGAAATCTTCCTTTGCCAGAAAGAATAGGCTGGGAAGGGAGAACAGGGGTTCTCTCCCTGGTAGTGACTCCAACCCTCCATTCCACCACTCATACTCTTTTCCTCCAGAGGCCGGGGCATCACTCGAAGTCCCCAGGCAACTAGGAGGGGCTTTCACTAGTATCTGTCTCTTCGAAGTCCAGATAATGAGTAAAGTGATTGCAGCATTAGATACTGATATTAGAGTATCTGCAAGGAAAATTAGGAATTCCAAGTATCGGTCATATAAGTGAGGCTAAGTGAGATGAAAACACCAAACTTGAGATGCAATTTCAGTCTGAGAGTAACTTGGTTTGTGATCTGGATcgcatttgtttatttctctgaaattggGCTTCCCCTTGGTGAAACAGACAGAATAATTATAATACTCAATATGACTCCAAAAAGTGGCTATAGGAAAAAGAGCTTACATAAATGGGGAGGACATTATTTTTTGTGTCCAAACATTTAAATCCCATATACTTAACTCTTTCCTACCCACAAAATATAATGTGAGATAAGGAAGCTGGGTGTTGTCATTTCCAACTTATAGATGAGAAACTTGAGTCTCAAAAATATTGTGGAACTTATCCAATGTTAAATAGGTAGAAAGGCTGGCCCTTTATTTCCATGCAGAATGTCAGCTTCCAACCTCAGTGGTGACAGCCTCCCAGCCACTCTGTTCCTGACGGGGATCCCAGGGCTGGAGTGGGCCCACGTCTGGATTGCCATCCCCTTCTGTGCTGTGTATCTGGTAGCTCTGGCTGGGAATGCTGCCCTCATCCTGGTCATTGTGACAGACAGGGCTCTTCACGCTCCCATGTACCTTTTCCTGTGCCTTCTCTCACTCACTGACCTGGCTCTCAGCTCCACCACTGTGCCCAAAATGCTGGCCATTTTGTGGTCCCATGCTGGTGAGATTTCCTTTGCTGGATGCCTGGCACAGATGTTTTGTGTCCATTCTATCTATGCCCTGGAGTCCTCGGTTCTTCTTGCCATGGCCTTTGATCGCTATGTGGCTATCTGCAACCCACTGAGATATACAGCCATTCTCAACCATACTGTCATAGGCAGAATTGGCCTTGCTGGCATACTCCGGAGTATAGCTGTTGTCTCCCCATTCATCTTCTTGCTGCGGCGACTGCCTTACTGTGGTCACCATGTCATGACACACACATACTGTGAACACATGGGCATCGCACGCCTGGCCTGTGCCAACATCACGGTCAATATTGTCTATGGGCTGACTGTGGCTCTGCTGGCCGTGGGTCTGGATTGCATCCTCATTGCCATTTCCTATGGCTTTATCCTCCGTGCGGTCTTCCGCCTGCCGTCTCAAGATGCCAGGCACAAGGCTCTGAGTACCTGTGGCTCCCACCTTGGGGTCATCCTGGTCTTTTACATTcctgccttcttctccttcctcacccACCGCTTTGGGCAGCACCGAGTCCCCAAGAATGTGCACATCTTTCTGGCAAACCTCTATGTGCTGGTGCCTCCTGTGCTCAATCCAGTCATCTATGGGGCCAGGACCAAGGAGATTCGGAGTCGACTTCTGAGGCTGCTTCACTTGAGGAAAGGGCTCAGTATGAGTTCCAAGCAGCACTTGGAAATGATAAAGACTGCTAAATGGGCAGGCTACTTGTCTAGAAGCTTGTACATGGATGGGAGCCTACCATGTGAGACCCAGGAGGAAACACTGGAAGAGAATGATCAGATAAATTAGATGTGTTGATTATGATGGTGAATGTGGGCAATTCTAAATTGCCCCGAACAAGATCATATTTTTTCCTGTCATCTCAGAAGGGACTAAAATTTGCCAAGAAGAAAGGCAATCCTGTCTGGAATTCACACTGCACCTCATAGTTGCAATATTTTACCGGGAAGTGagttgagaaacaaaaagaacattcAGTGTGCATTTGAATCTGAAATCTAAAATTTGGGCAGTGGCTAAGAGCACGAAAAAAGGAATCAAAGTGTTTGTGTTTGAATGGTGGCTCCTCCATTTACTAGTTTTGTGCTTTAAGCATGTTGCTAAATCCTTTTCTCCTTATTCTGGTCGACTGTAAATGGgataatgataatatttaacTCTTGAGGTTGTGGTGAGGATTGACAAATTACTGAATGTATGTAGAAATCTTACAATACTGTCTGAAAcataaaatgctaaataaatacgtaaatatAGGATGTAAAAGTTATGTAAGTTCTCAAAACATTACTATTTCAGTTTTATAACTTGTCTAAGTCTTGCATTATCTGAGCTCACACAATTGTTATAACTGGTGTCTAAAAGTTAGACAGTGTTGGGAATATGATTAGCGTGCAATAAAACCATATTTTCTCCCTTTACTCTCCACTCCTCTAATAGTCAGGTTCGTTTCCATTTAGCCATAATTTCATCCCTTATTAAGTTATTATAGAAGCCTGATTAGAGTTCCAGTACCTTTATGGATAGTCCTTTGCTGACTTCCGTTAACTGTGTCTTTTTAAGTTTATCATACTTGGAATTTGTTGAACTTTTTGtatgtaaaaattaatgtttttcagcaaaaatcatatatatattcttttcttattacCGTCACCCAAGCATCTGTTTTTGTCTTTGGCAATAGCAGTTGATTCTAATAGAAACAGTAggttccaggggtgcctgggtggttcagttggttaagtgtctgcctttggctcaggtcatgatcagggatcctgggatcaagcccgacatCAGCTCCCTGTCCAACGGAGAATCTaccactccttctctctctgcccctcctctctgcttgcactctctctccctcaaataaataaataaaatctttaaaaaataaagagagagaaagaaacagtagGCCCAAGTGCACTGTTTTATTGTGCTGTACTCTGAACCCACACTGTCACGTCCCTCAGAAATACCGGCACCACCTGGCTGGAATCGCCCCTCATAGGTCTCGGTCACAGACATAAGCGCACTCTCCTTTGCCAGAACGTCTTCCTTTAGGATCAACGTTGATTACAGCAGTTACTCTCAATTATGGTTTGTTTGCCACAATGCAGAAACAAAACTCTCTCCATTCCCAACTAAGTTGCTTTACAGAAACAAGGGTCCTTAGAGCttacttttatgaaaataaaattaagaataaataaataaatatgaaccCACTACGTTGACTCAATATTGACTTGTGAATATATGAGGTAATTTGGAAAAAAGTATCATCCATCAACCTCATTAaggaataatattttcaaggcaAATTAGGCTTATgtctataatttataaaatttaaaagttttcatattGCTTTGATTAGTGTATGATTATAATAATTGTTATAATGAAACATTTCAACATTTGGAAACTAGTcttaaaggaagtaaaataattcCTTGTATTATTACAAGTATATAAGAGTTATCATACTGAGATATTCAAGCAAAAAATACTCATGTGGGATAGTGGACCAACTTCAAAGAGACAAggcaataatttaaaatttctgacaGGTAAGAAACTGTTGTTCATATACTTTAAATGAGTAGTGCTGAGATGGAAATTTCTAGGGCATAGACTTTCCATGgggtaaattaaaaattatgatataggacttctatttttaaatgccaatatTCACAATATACTAGGAATTAAAGCTGTTTCTACTCATTaaacttttaatgaaaattcttaGACTCAAGTCAAAGTTATGAAAGGggaatataatattttgaaaattcttttaggaaattgccatataaaattattctttttaagatttatttatttattattttagagagagagagagaacgtgggggtggggtggggcagagggtgagggagagaggatcccaaAGATACTCCAAGCCCATTGCTCTCAGTGCAGAGCCAaccaaggggctcaatctcaaaatcctgagatcatgacgcgagccaaaatcaagaatagggtgcttaactgatggagccagcTGGGCGCCACCACAGTATAAATTTCTGAAGAccattaaattgaaataattcgAGAGGAGAGAGGTATGTTACCAGGGAAGAGAGTAGAGTACTCTGAAGTCGTGGAAGAAAAATCTAATCCTGGAATGAGTTTTGACAGAGGGACTCATTCCTGCAGGGACCTGATGGATGCCTGAAGTTCAGGTGTCTGAGGGGATCTATCTAGAGTATGGATGTCATTTCTTACCAGGTCTGGCTTCATGGCAAATGAACAGGGCACTTGCATATCTCCCATGTTCAGAAGGGCCTTGTGTTTTCCTTAACACTCTACAGACATCATCATGAAATTCTTGATAATTTTATCTTTAGACTCATGTTTTATACATGAAGCCTATAGTACAATGATGTATGCATGTGCCCACCACCTTATTTGCTGCCCAGGAGCACAGAATTCTTATGGATCCTCAGTGAGATGGAATTCAATGAGACacacagaaataaagagaagagaagagagggaggaaataaggaaaagagaaagagttgagaagggaagaaaaaacctaaaacaaaatataCCAGCTGTTTCATTTACTCTTTCCTAGAAAAGTCATCAAGGAAGATTTTCCTAATTCTTCCCCCTGTTATCAAcactccctctcattctctctctcaaaatgtgCGTCACAGACCAAATCCCTGGAGGAGACCAATTTGGTTTACACTCCTGAGCATCACAGACAGAGGCAATAAATAAGCTTGCTGATCAAGGCCATTCCTGAGGAGGCCGGGACACAGAGCTGAGCTGAAGACAATCACTGAGCCCAGAAAACAGGGAACAGACAAAAGAACAGAGACATTTCAACCCACATTGCACATTCAGACCCCTCCACCACACCCACCTGAGCCTGCCCTGAAACACAGCTTTCACCTCCTTAAATAACACTGTGCATTCAGATACCCACCTCCTGCACAAGCTGTCCCTCGAGCGCCCTCCCACACAGCCTCACACTCAGCACACCCTCTCACAGAGCTCCAACCTCAGCGGGCTCCCCCTGCAAGTGTGTGTCTACCATACAGGTACGTTCTTCAAATCAGGTTGCCCGACAACTGTGTTCAATGATACAACACAGACTTACATTATTGAGGTCTAGGTTAGGGAGGGGGAGCTCAAAGACAAGACCCTGGGGCAATTTGGGGAGGATGCCGCCATTAAGAACCAGAGTGGCACTCCCTCAATACCCATACCTCATTGTTTCCTAGGTGGAAAAAATCCAACTCTGCTCTAAGCATAGGTTTTCTGCCCTCACATCCCAGATGGTCACAGAGTACTACTGCCTTATAATTTCACTTGAAAACTTCCTTAAGGGGCAAGAATAggctgggaagagaagggaagggaagttgGTAGTGATTCCAGTTCTCTGCCCTCCACCACCCAAGCCTCTCTGCCTTATAGTCAAGGCATATGTCAAGGCCAAGCCCAAGACCAGTTGGTGTCATCAGCAAAGGTCTTAATACAAATAGGAGGGGCTCCCTAATACTTTTAAGTTTGGAATTCAGATAACAAAGTGTTTGCAGCCTTATGAATTGATATTAGACAAAATGCCTTGTTTGAAAGAGACTAGAATCAGATATGGGTCATAtgcatggacatttgggtcaagTAAAACTTGAAACATGAATCAGGACCCCTAATTTCTGCTCTACAATGAACGTGCTTTGTGAACTGGATGACATCAGTTTACTTCTCTGGACATTGTCATTGATTAACGGTGCAAATCATTATCACACTCTATTTTCTCCAGAAGGGTGTTAGGAGATAAAgagcttgcaaaaaaaaaaaaagggtacaaTTATTTAGGGTGTTGAAATTTTTAtctcatatgtattattttttgcaGAACCATAAACTTTGTGAAGGTAATAAACATATGATGCCATTTCAAATgtagagatggggggaggggaagaaggccCCAAGACGTTGCGGGATTATTCCAGTACCACATAAGGCACAGATGGAAAGGAGAGAATGACTACAGAGTGATTGGCTTTTCTGAACTAGGACAGGCCAAAACGTAGAagatttgctcaaagtcacacatcAATTTTATTAGTGTATTAggactaaaattcaaatttctcagAATCCCACACAAGTTTCTTTTAAGTACACAAGGTGTTTACTAACGGGGAACGTTTTTAAATAGTACCTAGTCTCCCACAGCACAAACAAGTTCCCCTTCCAGAATAGCTTCACTGTGAACAACCCCAGGACAATCCATTTTCTCCCTTGAACTGCCCCTGTCAAGGCTCAGAATTCAGCCATCACGCCGATGAGTGTGCAGGACCTCTAGCTGCTTTGCCAACGTAGGGACTGGTGTCTCCCAACTAGGATGTCTGACAGAGTCTTTAAGATTCTTGACAAGTTACTAACAAATACTTTTCTCAGCCTAAAGAAAGACTGTTTCATAGAACGGTCATCATTTTACATGAATGAACCAAGGAACTGAAGTGACAGGGTAGTCATACCATGACCGCTTGGATTGAGTCCTTTACTTCTGTGCAGAATGTCAGCTTCCAACCTCAGTGATGACAGCCTCCCAGCCACTCTGTTCCTGACGGGGATCCCAGGGCTGGAGTGGGCCCACGTCTGGATTGCCATCCCCTTCTGTGCCATGTATCTGGTAGCTCTGGCTGGGAATGCTGCCCTCATCCTGGTCATTGTGACAGACAGGGCTCTTCATGCTCCCATGTACCTTTTCCTGTGCCTTCTCTCACTCACTGACCTGGCTCTCAGCTCCACCACTGTGCCCAAAATGCTGGccattttgtggttccattctGGTGAGATTTCCTTTGCTGGATGCCTGGCACAGATGTTTTGTGTCCATTCTATCTATGCCCTGGAGTCCTCGGTTCTTCTTGCCATGGCCTTTGATCGCTATGTGGCTATCTGCAACCCACTGAGATATACAATCATTCTCAACCATACTGTCATAGGCACTATTAGCCTTGTTGGGATCTCCCGTAGTGTGGCCATTGTCTCCCCATTCATCTTCTTGCTGCGGCGACTGCCTTACTGTGGTCACCATGTCATGGCACACACATACTGTGAACACATGGGCATCGCACGCCTGGCCTGTGCCAACATCACGGTCAATATTGTCTACGGGCTGACTGTGGCTCTGCTGGCCATGGGTCTGGATTGCATCCTCATTGCC
It encodes:
- the LOC100479013 gene encoding olfactory receptor 52D1, which gives rise to MSASNLSGDSLPATLFLTGIPGLEWAHVWIAIPFCAVYLVALAGNAALILVIVTDRALHAPMYLFLCLLSLTDLALSSTTVPKMLAILWSHAGEISFAGCLAQMFCVHSIYALESSVLLAMAFDRYVAICNPLRYTAILNHTVIGRIGLAGILRSIAVVSPFIFLLRRLPYCGHHVMTHTYCEHMGIARLACANITVNIVYGLTVALLAVGLDCILIAISYGFILRAVFRLPSQDARHKALSTCGSHLGVILVFYIPAFFSFLTHRFGQHRVPKNVHIFLANLYVLVPPVLNPVIYGARTKEIRSRLLRLLHLRKGLSMSSKQHLEMIKTAKWAGYLSRSLYMDGSLPCETQEETLEENDQIN
- the LOC100470206 gene encoding olfactory receptor 52D1; its protein translation is MSASNLSDDSLPATLFLTGIPGLEWAHVWIAIPFCAMYLVALAGNAALILVIVTDRALHAPMYLFLCLLSLTDLALSSTTVPKMLAILWFHSGEISFAGCLAQMFCVHSIYALESSVLLAMAFDRYVAICNPLRYTIILNHTVIGTISLVGISRSVAIVSPFIFLLRRLPYCGHHVMAHTYCEHMGIARLACANITVNIVYGLTVALLAMGLDCILIAISYGFILHAVFRLPSQDARHKALSTCGSHLGVILVFYIPAFFSFLTHRFGQHRVPKNVHIFLANLYVLVPPVLNPVIYGARTKEIRSRLLRLA